One genomic window of Plasmodium coatneyi strain Hackeri chromosome 12, complete sequence includes the following:
- a CDS encoding GTP-binding protein, whose translation MSSEEYDHLYKIILVGDATVGKTHLLSRYIRGSLPSVAKATIGVEFATRTIPLAIGGTVKAQIWDTAGQERYRSITSAHYRRSAGAILVYDVTKKKTFLSISKWLEEIRQNADKDIVIMLVGNKVDLVENDEMKRKVTYEQGASFARENNLFFAEASAVSKLNVKHVFENLLQEIYNNRMKNNSCSLSTRSSATCESAIQLTRARSTIKLSDLNENESEDERKPRPTCC comes from the exons ATGTCTAGCGAAGAGTATGACCACCTTTATAAGATAATTTTAGTTGGAGACGCAACTGTgg GCAAAACACACCTCCTGTCGAGGTACATACGAGGCTCCTTGCCTAGCGTTGCAAAGGCGACAATTG GTGTCGAATTTGCCACCAGGACGATTCCGTTGGCGATAGGGGGGACCGTCAAGGCGCAG ATATGGGACACCGCCGGGCAGGAACGGTACAGAAGTATTACGAGTGCCCACTACAGAAGAAGTGCAGGAGCCATACTGGTCTATGACgtgacaaagaaaaagacctTCCTCAGCATTTCCAAGTGGCTAGAGGAAATTCGCCAAAATGCCGACAAGGACATTGTCATTATGTTGGTGGGGAATAAGGTGGACCTGGTGGAGAACGACGAGATGAAACGGAAA GTAACGTACGAACAGGGAGCAAGCTTCGCCAGGGAAAATAACCTATTCTTTGCAGAGGCCTCTGCAGTCTCCAAATTGAACGTAAAACATGTGTTCGAAAATTTACTGcaggaaatatataataaccGAATGAAGAATAACAGCTGCAGTTTAAGCACGAGAAGTAGTGCCACGTGCGAAAGTGCTATCCAGTTAACCAGAGCGAGAAGTACAATCAAGTTAAGTgatttaaatgaaaatgagAGTGAAGATGAGCGAAAACCTCGGCCCACGTGCTGCTAA
- a CDS encoding RNA lariat debranching enzyme, with product MIIAVVGCTHGELNFIYATIEKLEQDNNFKVDLLICCGDFECVRYGVDNDCLNVPNKYKKEENDFRDYFTGKKKAKVLTIFIGGNHEAVNVLKQLYYGGWVAPNIYFLGYSNIHNINGLRICSLSGIYKKYNFYKRYNEHYPYDEISKVSSYHIRKYEIEKLKLVKEKIDVVITHDWPNNIEKHGDMNDLLRRKFHFQSDIYNNTLGNPHTEFLLNKLKPYFWFSSHLHVKYSAIFLHSDKKNYTRFLSLDKAEPRKHFIQILNIEKRNSIPYLSFDHLPKSSPNDTDGKSQFFNEDYEELLQHVEDVQRRDAQEGGEGNSGDKEQAKCDQGEETTTEEKQPEGKNTPQENTSVDDATAERKQLYICYDQEWLAILKANHHLIAEGSDKDYNLEKLKYPSEEDFEYIQDKLKNVEKISIKGKDYYLVHGYNNPSYKNLWEQRQAFLSRFDFEELRMYDDYERLFFAEEVRKMDAGLPLDTPNLEEDQEDGEQGQPGEPGQNNQTDEHGGGSPNGDNAPHSGNEANEISLSIDS from the coding sequence ATGATCATAGCGGTGGTGGGGTGCACGCACGGAGAGCTGAATTTCATTTACGCGACGATCGAAAAGTTGGAACAGGACAATAACTTCAAAGTGGACCTCCTGATCTGTTGCGGAGACTTCGAGTGCGTGCGTTACGGAGTGGACAACGACTGTTTGAACGTCCCAAATAAGtataagaaggaggaaaatgattTCAGGGATTATTTCacagggaaaaagaaggcaaAAGTACTAACCATATTTATAGGAGGAAACCATGAAGCGGTAAATGTACTGAAGCAACTGTACTACGGGGGATGGGTAGCgccaaatatatatttccttggATACTCAAATATACACAATATAAATGGCTTGCGAATTTGCAGCCTTAGTGGTATTTACAAAAAGTACAATTTCTATAAACGGTATAATGAGCATTACCCATATGATGAGATCAGTAAAGTCAGTTCCTATCATATTAGGAAAtatgaaattgaaaaattaaaattggtgaaggagaaaatagaCGTTGTTATAACACACGATTGGCCAAACAATATAGAAAAGCATGGAGATATGAATGACCTCCTTAGGAGGAAGTTCCATTTTCAGTcagacatatataataatacgCTGGGGAATCCACATACGGAATTTTTACTAAATAAATTGAAACCCTATTTTTGGTTTTCCTCCCATTTACACGTAAAATattctgccatttttttacatagcGATAAGAAGAACTATACGCGGTTTCTATCCCTAGATAAAGCAGAACCGAGGAAGCATTTCATCCAAATTTTAAAcattgaaaaaaggaatagcaTTCCGTACCTTTCGTTTGATCATTTGCCAAAGTCTTCTCCAAATGACACAGATGGGAAGagccaattttttaatgaggACTATGAGGAACTCCTGCAGCATGTGGAGGATGTGCAGAGGAGGGACGCCCAAGAGGGTGGTGAGGGGAACAGTGGGGATAAAGAACAAGCAAAGTGTGACCAGGGGGAAGAAACCACTACAGAGGAGAAACAaccagaagggaaaaataccCCTCAGGAGAACACCTCTGTGGATGACGCCACTGCAGAGCGCAAGCAGTTATACATATGCTATGACCAGGAGTGgctagccattttgaagGCCAATCACCACCTCATCGCGGAGGGCAGTGACAAGGATTACAATTTGGAGAAGCTCAAGTATCCCTCGGAGGAGGACTTCGAGTATATCCAGGACAAGctgaaaaatgtggaaaaaatatccatCAAGGGGAAGGATTATTATTTGGTCCACGGGTACAACAACCCCAGTTATAAGAATCTGTGGGAACAGAGGCAGGCCTTTCTGAGTCGCTTTGATTTCGAGGAGCTCAGAATGTACGACGATTATGAGCGTCTGTTTTTCGCGGAAGAGGTGCGCAAGATGGACGCCGGGTTGCCACTGGATACGCCTAACTTGGAGGAAGATCAGGAGGATGGGGAGCAGGGCCAACCGGGAGAACCGGGACAGAATAACCAAACTGATGAACACGGTGGAGGTAGTCCCAACGGGGACAATGCCCCCCATTCGGGAAACGAGGCCAACGAAATTTCCCTTAGTATTGACTCCTGA